The following proteins come from a genomic window of Pseudomonas cichorii:
- the fliG gene encoding flagellar motor switch protein FliG, with protein MNDRAVVAKLTKVEKAAVLLLSLGETDAAQVLRHMGPKEVQKVGVAMAQMRNVHREQVEEVMSEFVDIVGDQTSLGVGSDGYIRKMLTQALGEDKANGLIDRILLGGNTSGLDSLKWMEPRAVADVIRFEHPQIQAIVVAYLDADQAGEVLGHFDHKVRLDIILRVSSLNTVQPAALKELNQILEKQFSGNANTSRTTLGGIKRAADIMNFLDSSIEGTLMDSIREVDEDLSVQIEDLMFVFNNLSDVDDRGIQALLREVSSDVLVLALKGSDEAIKEKIFKNMSKRAAELLRDDLEAKGPVRVSDVETAQKEILTIARRMAEAGEIVLGGKGGEEMI; from the coding sequence ATGAATGATCGAGCCGTCGTAGCCAAACTGACCAAAGTGGAGAAAGCCGCCGTGCTGCTGCTTTCTCTCGGTGAGACCGATGCGGCTCAGGTGCTTCGGCACATGGGCCCCAAGGAAGTACAGAAAGTGGGCGTGGCCATGGCTCAGATGCGAAACGTGCATCGTGAGCAGGTCGAAGAGGTCATGAGCGAGTTTGTCGATATCGTCGGCGATCAGACCAGCCTTGGCGTCGGTTCCGATGGCTATATCCGCAAGATGCTGACCCAGGCTCTGGGCGAAGACAAGGCCAACGGCCTGATCGACCGTATCTTGCTGGGCGGCAACACCAGCGGCCTGGACAGCCTCAAGTGGATGGAGCCGCGTGCGGTCGCCGATGTGATCCGCTTCGAGCACCCGCAGATTCAGGCAATCGTGGTGGCTTATCTGGACGCCGATCAGGCGGGCGAGGTGCTTGGGCATTTCGACCACAAGGTGCGCCTGGACATCATCCTCAGGGTTTCATCGCTCAATACCGTACAGCCTGCAGCTCTCAAGGAGCTGAACCAGATTCTCGAGAAGCAGTTCTCCGGCAATGCCAACACCTCGCGTACTACCCTGGGTGGTATCAAGCGCGCTGCTGACATCATGAACTTCCTCGACAGCTCCATCGAAGGCACGCTCATGGACTCGATCCGCGAGGTCGACGAAGACCTGTCGGTGCAGATCGAAGACCTCATGTTTGTCTTCAACAACCTGTCCGACGTGGACGACCGCGGTATCCAGGCGCTGTTGCGAGAAGTGTCTTCGGACGTGCTGGTGCTGGCGCTCAAGGGGTCGGACGAGGCGATCAAGGAAAAAATCTTCAAGAACATGTCCAAGCGTGCTGCCGAACTGTTGCGCGACGACCTGGAAGCCAAGGGTCCGGTGCGTGTCAGCGACGTGGAAACCGCACAGAAAGAAATCCTCACTATCGCACGTCGTATGGCCGAGGCCGGCGAGA
- the fliF gene encoding flagellar basal-body MS-ring/collar protein FliF, with product MAEATAETVPARAGSPDKKPLFGLSFLENLSEMTMLRQIGLMVGLAASVAIGFAVVLWSQQPDYRPLYGSLAGMDSKQIMETLTAANISYTVEPNSGALLVKADDVQRARIQLAQAGVVQNDSNIGFEILDKDQGLGTSQFMEATRYRRGLEGELARTISSLNNVKAARVHLAIPKSSVFVRDDRKPSASVLVELYAGRTLEPSQVVAIVNLVATSVPELSKSQITVVDQKGHLLSDQAENSELTMAGKQFDYSRRMEGMLTQRVQNILQPILGSDRYKAEVSAVVDFSAVESTAESFNPDQPALRSEQSVNEQRSSSSGPQGVPGALSNQPPGPATAPQTTGAGAAGAAAAIAPGQPLLDANGQQIMDPATGQPALAPYPADKRVQSTKNFELDRSISHTKQQQGRLTRLSVAVVVDDMVKTNPANGEVTRAPWSATDLARFTRLVQDAVGFDASRGDSVSVINVPFSSERGEVIPEIPFYSQPWFWDILKQAVGVIFILILVFGVLRPVLNNITSGKGKELGGFGDSELGGFGGMGGSGMDGDLSNDRVSLGGPQSILLPSPTEGYDAQLNAIKSLVAEDPGRVAQVVKEWINTDE from the coding sequence ATGGCCGAAGCAACAGCCGAAACCGTTCCGGCAAGAGCGGGCTCTCCCGACAAGAAACCCTTGTTTGGTCTGTCTTTTCTGGAAAACCTTTCTGAAATGACCATGCTGCGTCAGATCGGCCTCATGGTCGGTCTGGCTGCCAGCGTGGCCATTGGCTTTGCCGTGGTGCTCTGGTCCCAGCAACCCGATTACCGGCCGCTTTACGGCAGCCTGGCGGGAATGGACAGCAAGCAGATCATGGAAACCCTGACTGCGGCGAACATCTCCTATACCGTCGAGCCCAACTCCGGCGCTTTGCTGGTGAAGGCCGATGACGTGCAGCGTGCGCGTATCCAGCTGGCTCAGGCCGGCGTGGTCCAGAACGACTCCAACATCGGTTTCGAAATTCTCGACAAGGACCAGGGCCTGGGTACCAGCCAGTTCATGGAGGCCACGCGCTACCGCCGTGGTCTGGAAGGCGAACTGGCACGCACCATCTCGTCCCTGAATAACGTCAAGGCTGCCCGCGTGCACCTGGCGATTCCGAAAAGCTCGGTGTTTGTCCGTGACGATCGCAAGCCAAGTGCTTCGGTTCTGGTCGAGTTGTATGCCGGTCGTACGCTTGAGCCAAGCCAGGTCGTGGCCATCGTCAATCTGGTCGCTACCAGCGTTCCCGAACTGAGCAAATCGCAGATCACGGTTGTGGATCAGAAGGGCCACCTGCTGTCCGATCAGGCCGAAAACTCCGAACTGACCATGGCTGGCAAGCAGTTCGACTACAGCCGCCGCATGGAAGGCATGCTGACCCAGCGTGTGCAGAACATCCTGCAACCTATCCTGGGCAGCGACCGCTACAAGGCCGAAGTCTCGGCAGTTGTGGATTTCAGTGCCGTCGAATCGACAGCCGAAAGCTTCAACCCTGACCAGCCTGCCTTGCGCAGTGAGCAGTCGGTCAACGAACAGCGCTCCAGCAGCTCCGGCCCGCAAGGTGTTCCGGGTGCCTTGAGCAACCAGCCGCCAGGTCCTGCGACTGCGCCTCAGACGACCGGTGCGGGTGCAGCAGGTGCCGCAGCCGCTATCGCTCCAGGCCAGCCACTGCTTGATGCCAACGGTCAGCAGATCATGGACCCGGCCACCGGCCAGCCCGCTCTGGCGCCGTATCCGGCTGACAAGCGTGTGCAGTCGACCAAGAACTTTGAACTGGATCGTTCCATCAGCCACACCAAGCAACAGCAGGGTCGCCTGACTCGTCTGTCGGTGGCGGTTGTGGTTGATGACATGGTCAAGACCAACCCGGCCAACGGCGAAGTGACCCGTGCGCCATGGAGCGCCACTGACCTGGCCCGCTTCACGCGTCTGGTTCAGGATGCGGTCGGCTTCGATGCCAGTCGTGGTGACAGTGTCAGCGTGATCAACGTACCGTTCTCCAGCGAGCGCGGTGAAGTGATTCCGGAAATTCCGTTCTACTCGCAGCCATGGTTCTGGGACATCCTCAAGCAGGCCGTGGGCGTGATCTTCATCCTGATTCTGGTGTTCGGTGTTCTGCGCCCTGTGCTGAACAACATCACCAGCGGCAAGGGCAAGGAACTGGGCGGGTTCGGCGACTCGGAGCTGGGTGGTTTCGGCGGCATGGGCGGCAGCGGTATGGATGGCGATCTGTCCAATGACCGGGTCAGCCTGGGTGGTCCGCAGAGTATCCTGCTGCCTAGCCCGACCGAGGGTTATGACGCACAGTTGAATGCAATCAAGAGTTTGGTGGCCGAAGATCCGGGTCGTGTGGCCCAGGTCGTGAAAGAGTGGATTAACACTGATGAATGA
- the fliE gene encoding flagellar hook-basal body complex protein FliE: MSQGVEFNRLMLDMRAMQMDAMAASKPVTATPEVGTSSFADMLGQAVNKVSETQQAAGQLANAFEIGKSGVDLTDVMISSQKASVSFQALTQVRNKLVQAYQDIMQMPV; this comes from the coding sequence ATGAGCCAAGGTGTTGAATTTAATCGCTTGATGTTGGATATGCGGGCCATGCAGATGGATGCCATGGCGGCGTCCAAACCAGTGACCGCTACGCCGGAAGTCGGCACCAGCAGCTTTGCCGATATGCTTGGCCAGGCCGTCAACAAGGTTTCCGAAACCCAACAGGCCGCAGGTCAGTTGGCGAACGCATTTGAAATCGGCAAGAGTGGTGTCGATTTGACTGACGTCATGATTTCCTCACAAAAAGCCAGCGTCTCGTTTCAGGCTTTGACCCAGGTTCGCAACAAGCTGGTTCAAGCCTATCAAGACATCATGCAGATGCCGGTTTAA
- a CDS encoding sigma-54-dependent transcriptional regulator, which yields MSIKVLLVEDDRSLREALGETLELAGYDYRAVGSAEDALLAVDQESFSLVISDVNMPGMDGHQLLALLRSRHPQLPVLLMTAHGAVERAVDAMRQGAADYLVKPFEPKALLALVARHALGRLGPAENDGPIAVEPASIQLLNLASRVAKSDSTVLISGESGTGKEVLARFIHQNSPRADKPFIAINCAAIPDNMLEATLFGHEKGSFTGAIAAQAGKFEQADGGTILLDEISEMPMGLQAKLLRVLQEREVERVGARKPINLDIRVLATTNRDLAGEVAAGRFREDLFYRLSVFPLAWQALRQRTADILPLAERLLAKHVNKMKHAPVRLSAQAQACLVAYSWPGNVRELDNAVQRALILQQGGVIEAEDFCLAGPVTGASPSVASVPLAPVVAVDNVPAAAAAESAGALGDDLRRREFQVIIDTLRTERGRRKEAAERLGISPRTLRYKLAQMRDAGMDVEGYLFAT from the coding sequence ATGTCGATCAAGGTGCTGTTGGTCGAGGACGACCGTTCGTTGCGTGAGGCGCTGGGCGAGACTCTTGAGCTGGCCGGTTACGATTATCGTGCCGTCGGGTCGGCTGAGGATGCCTTGCTTGCGGTGGATCAGGAGTCCTTCAGCCTGGTCATCAGCGACGTAAACATGCCGGGCATGGATGGTCATCAGTTGCTGGCGCTGTTGCGCAGTCGCCATCCGCAATTGCCGGTTCTGCTGATGACGGCCCATGGTGCCGTCGAGCGAGCCGTGGATGCCATGCGCCAGGGCGCGGCGGATTATCTGGTCAAGCCTTTTGAGCCCAAGGCCTTGCTGGCGTTGGTGGCCCGGCATGCGCTGGGGCGTCTTGGGCCGGCTGAAAACGATGGGCCGATTGCTGTGGAGCCCGCCAGTATCCAGTTGCTGAACCTGGCCAGCCGGGTGGCGAAGAGCGATTCCACCGTACTTATTTCCGGTGAGTCTGGAACGGGCAAAGAAGTATTGGCGCGATTCATTCATCAAAACTCGCCACGTGCCGATAAGCCTTTTATAGCGATCAATTGCGCGGCCATTCCGGACAACATGCTGGAAGCGACACTGTTCGGTCATGAAAAGGGGTCGTTTACCGGTGCCATTGCGGCGCAGGCGGGCAAGTTCGAGCAGGCTGATGGCGGCACTATTCTGCTCGACGAAATTTCCGAAATGCCCATGGGCTTGCAGGCCAAGCTGCTGCGAGTGCTCCAGGAGCGTGAGGTTGAGCGGGTGGGAGCCCGTAAGCCTATCAACCTGGATATCCGGGTCCTGGCGACTACCAACCGTGATCTGGCGGGTGAAGTGGCGGCGGGGCGGTTTCGTGAGGATCTGTTTTATCGGCTATCGGTTTTTCCGTTGGCATGGCAAGCGTTGCGTCAAAGGACCGCCGATATTCTGCCGCTTGCCGAGCGTCTGTTGGCCAAGCACGTCAATAAAATGAAGCATGCGCCTGTGCGGTTGTCTGCCCAGGCGCAGGCGTGTCTGGTGGCGTATTCATGGCCGGGCAATGTGCGTGAACTGGACAATGCCGTGCAGCGGGCCTTGATATTGCAGCAGGGCGGCGTGATCGAGGCCGAAGACTTCTGCCTGGCGGGACCTGTTACCGGGGCCTCGCCCTCTGTGGCTTCGGTGCCGTTGGCGCCTGTGGTGGCGGTGGACAATGTGCCAGCCGCTGCTGCTGCCGAGTCGGCCGGTGCCTTGGGGGATGACCTGCGGCGTCGTGAGTTTCAAGTGATCATCGATACCCTGCGTACTGAACGTGGGCGTCGCAAGGAAGCTGCCGAGCGACTGGGCATCAGCCCCAGGACGCTGCGCTACAAACTGGCACAAATGCGTGATGCGGGCATGGATGTCGAGGGTTACCTGTTCGCGACCTGA
- a CDS encoding sensor histidine kinase, translating into MSPDLPSQAKPSLELESRQGLEQAFSLFNQMSSQLADSYGMLETRVAELKGELAEAGVQRMQELAEKERLANRLQNLVDLLPGGVIVIDGMGVVREANPTAIELLGQPLLGVLWRHVISRCFAPREDDGHEVSLRDGRRLSIATRSLDAEPGQLVLLNDLTETRRLQEQLARHERLSSLGRMVASLAHQIRTPLSAAMIYASHLTEQELPVETQQRFAARLKERLHELEHQVRDMLVFARGELPLTDRLTPGDLFRALQSAAQTHVQDVAVRWQCDSIDGELLCNRDTLVGALLNLVENAVQASVGKTRLKIHAYSRGNALRLCFSDNGSGMDKAALARIGEPFFTTKTTGTGLGLAVVTAVTRAHQGGVQYRSTVNRGTCAIVTLPLIPVSALVSSH; encoded by the coding sequence ATGTCCCCTGACTTGCCCAGCCAAGCTAAACCCTCCCTGGAACTGGAAAGTCGCCAGGGGCTTGAACAGGCCTTCTCGTTGTTTAACCAGATGTCGTCTCAGTTGGCTGATTCCTACGGCATGCTGGAGACTCGCGTCGCCGAGTTGAAAGGCGAGCTGGCAGAGGCGGGTGTCCAGCGCATGCAGGAGCTGGCAGAGAAGGAGCGTCTGGCCAATCGTCTGCAGAACCTTGTGGATCTGCTGCCCGGTGGCGTGATTGTCATCGATGGCATGGGCGTGGTGCGCGAGGCCAACCCGACCGCCATCGAGTTGTTGGGGCAACCATTGCTGGGCGTGTTGTGGCGCCATGTCATCAGTCGCTGCTTCGCTCCTCGCGAGGATGACGGGCATGAAGTGTCCCTGCGCGACGGACGCCGGCTGTCCATTGCCACTCGCTCGCTGGATGCGGAGCCTGGGCAACTGGTGCTGCTCAATGACCTGACCGAAACCCGTCGCCTCCAGGAGCAACTGGCTCGCCATGAGCGTTTGTCTTCCCTGGGGCGCATGGTCGCTTCTCTGGCGCACCAGATTCGTACGCCCTTGTCGGCTGCCATGATCTACGCCAGTCATCTGACCGAGCAGGAATTGCCGGTGGAAACCCAGCAGCGTTTTGCGGCGCGCCTCAAGGAGCGCCTGCATGAGCTTGAGCATCAAGTGCGCGACATGCTGGTCTTTGCCCGCGGCGAATTGCCGTTGACCGACCGACTGACGCCGGGGGATTTGTTCCGGGCCTTGCAGTCGGCAGCCCAGACTCATGTGCAGGATGTGGCGGTTCGCTGGCAGTGCGATTCGATCGATGGCGAGCTGCTGTGCAACCGCGACACGCTGGTGGGGGCGCTGCTCAATCTGGTGGAAAACGCGGTGCAGGCCAGTGTCGGAAAAACCCGTCTGAAAATTCATGCCTACAGTCGTGGCAATGCGCTGCGCCTGTGCTTCAGTGATAACGGCAGTGGTATGGACAAGGCGGCGCTGGCGCGTATCGGAGAGCCTTTTTTCACCACCAAGACCACCGGCACCGGCCTTGGTCTGGCGGTGGTCACGGCAGTGACCCGTGCTCATCAGGGTGGCGTGCAGTACCGCTCGACTGTCAATCGCGGGACGTGTGCAATCGTCACTTTGCCGTTGATTCCGGTTTCCGCTTTAGTGAGTAGCCACTGA
- the fleQ gene encoding transcriptional regulator FleQ: protein MWREIKILLIDDDSQRRRDLAVILNFLGEENLSCSSQDWQQVVGSLASTREVLCVLVGSVSAPGSLQGLLKTVAAWDEFLPVLLMGENSAVDLPEDLRRRVLSTLEMPPSYSKLLDALHRAQVYREMYDQARERGRHREPNLFRSLVGTSRAIQHVRQMMQQVADTDASVLILGESGTGKEVVARNLHYHSKRRDAPFVPVNCGAIPAELLESELFGHEKGAFTGAITSRAGRFELANGGTLFLDEIGDMPLPMQVKLLRVLQERTFERVGSNKTQSIDVRIIAATHKNLENMIEIGSFREDLYYRLNVFPIEMAPLRERVEDIPLLMNELISRMEHEKRGSIRFNSAAIMSLCRHAWPGNVRELANLVERMAIMHPYGVIGVAELPKKFRYVDDEDEQMVDSLRSDLEERVAINAHTPNFASGAVLPPEGLDLKDYLGGLEQGLIQQALDDANGIVARAAERLRIRRTTLVEKMRKYGMSRREGDDQADD from the coding sequence ATGTGGCGTGAAATCAAGATTCTGCTAATCGATGACGATAGCCAGCGCCGCCGGGATCTGGCGGTTATCCTGAATTTTCTGGGCGAAGAAAATTTATCCTGTTCCAGCCAGGACTGGCAGCAGGTTGTCGGTTCATTGGCCTCTACGCGCGAAGTTCTCTGCGTACTCGTGGGAAGCGTGAGCGCTCCAGGTAGCCTGCAAGGACTCCTTAAGACAGTCGCTGCATGGGATGAGTTCCTTCCGGTCCTGTTGATGGGCGAAAATTCTGCCGTCGACCTTCCTGAAGACCTGCGTCGGCGCGTGCTTTCTACCCTTGAAATGCCTCCCAGCTACAGCAAATTGCTGGATGCCCTGCACCGTGCCCAGGTTTATCGTGAAATGTACGATCAGGCCCGCGAGCGTGGTCGGCATCGCGAACCCAATCTGTTCCGCAGTCTGGTAGGCACCAGTCGTGCCATTCAGCACGTGCGGCAAATGATGCAACAGGTTGCTGATACCGATGCAAGCGTACTGATTCTGGGTGAGTCGGGTACGGGCAAGGAGGTGGTCGCTCGCAACCTGCACTATCACTCCAAGCGTCGCGACGCGCCTTTTGTTCCGGTCAACTGCGGTGCGATTCCGGCCGAATTGCTCGAAAGCGAATTGTTCGGTCACGAGAAGGGTGCCTTTACCGGTGCTATCACCAGCCGTGCCGGCCGCTTCGAGCTGGCCAATGGCGGTACTCTGTTTCTGGATGAAATCGGTGACATGCCGTTGCCGATGCAGGTTAAGCTGCTGCGCGTTCTGCAGGAGCGTACCTTTGAGCGGGTTGGCAGCAACAAGACTCAAAGCATCGATGTGCGCATCATTGCCGCGACCCACAAGAATCTCGAGAACATGATCGAGATCGGCAGTTTCCGTGAAGACCTCTATTATCGTCTGAACGTTTTTCCGATCGAGATGGCTCCGTTGCGTGAGCGCGTCGAAGATATTCCGTTGCTGATGAACGAGCTTATCTCGCGCATGGAGCACGAAAAGCGCGGTTCGATCCGTTTCAATTCGGCTGCCATCATGTCGCTGTGCCGTCATGCCTGGCCGGGTAACGTCCGTGAGCTTGCCAACCTGGTGGAGCGCATGGCGATCATGCATCCCTATGGCGTGATCGGTGTGGCAGAGCTGCCGAAGAAATTCCGCTACGTCGATGATGAAGACGAGCAGATGGTCGACAGCCTGCGCAGCGATCTGGAAGAGCGCGTGGCTATCAATGCCCACACGCCGAACTTCGCTTCCGGTGCTGTACTTCCTCCGGAAGGTCTGGACCTCAAGGATTACCTGGGTGGTCTGGAACAGGGCTTGATTCAGCAGGCGCTGGATGACGCAAACGGTATCGTGGCGCGTGCTGCGGAGCGTCTGCGGATCCGTCGTACAACGCTTGTAGAAAAGATGCGCAAGTACGGCATGAGTCGCCGGGAAGGTGACGATCAGGCGGATGATTGA
- the fliT gene encoding flagellar protein FliT yields the protein MSAALKRIEETREALVGALAERDWDAIVKLDLACRECVEAVVSEAPADEPGLRSNLEELLGVYRQLIDVATDERQAIADEMTQIRNAKNAAKVYHLFG from the coding sequence ATGAGTGCTGCGCTCAAGCGTATCGAAGAAACCCGTGAAGCGTTGGTCGGGGCTCTGGCCGAGCGTGACTGGGATGCAATCGTCAAACTTGATCTGGCATGCCGTGAGTGTGTTGAGGCTGTTGTCAGCGAAGCGCCTGCTGATGAGCCGGGGCTGCGCAGCAATCTGGAAGAGCTGCTGGGCGTATATCGACAATTGATTGACGTTGCTACAGATGAGCGTCAGGCAATCGCCGACGAAATGACACAAATCCGCAATGCCAAAAACGCCGCGAAGGTATACCATCTGTTTGGCTAG
- the fliS gene encoding flagellar export chaperone FliS, with protein sequence MNPMLALRQYQKIGSQAQTSEASPHRLVQMLMEGGLDRIAQAKGAMARKDIPNKCVFIGKAIGIVGGLREGLDLENDPTLVRQDSLYHYMMKRLAEANAKNDEKMLDEVAGLLITVKEGWDAIGAVQQ encoded by the coding sequence ATGAACCCGATGTTAGCACTGCGTCAGTATCAGAAGATTGGCTCCCAGGCACAGACCTCTGAAGCCAGCCCTCACCGTCTGGTTCAGATGTTGATGGAGGGTGGCCTTGACCGCATCGCCCAGGCCAAAGGCGCCATGGCGCGCAAGGATATCCCCAACAAATGCGTTTTTATCGGCAAGGCCATCGGCATTGTGGGTGGGCTGCGTGAAGGGCTGGATCTGGAAAACGACCCGACGCTGGTTCGCCAGGACAGTCTTTATCACTACATGATGAAGCGTCTGGCTGAAGCCAATGCCAAGAACGATGAAAAGATGCTCGATGAAGTTGCCGGCCTGCTGATCACAGTCAAGGAAGGCTGGGATGCAATCGGCGCCGTACAACAATAA
- the fliD gene encoding flagellar filament capping protein FliD, with protein sequence MATITASTGINSGLNIKEIVDGLVGVEKAAKQNQITRQTSVNNAASGGVDQLTAALSAFQTAMTALKSTTTPAFQGFAATSANESVVKATAGNTAVSGTYSLNVSQLATSSKVATAALNSSQTSAIPSGTLKITQNGTIHEVKITSTSTLQQVRDTINSTLQGKGISANIITDSNGSRLVYSSTTTGKGSDISVDGGTELSMLSVDGTKLMSTTSTSTDANGNPIPGAGAISDLALDAEFTIDGLKITSSTNTVSNAVSGLTFELVAKSVDANANTAITVGTNTEGLKTSLQTFVDSYNTLAKLVTTLTKGTVSADGKSFTAAAMTGDSTPRALLAVVRNQIATATSSSGLGSLAQLGITTQQNDGTLSLNTTEFTAALNDKKFGGEIQQLFTGSGGLIERMEKALEPYTRSGGVLASKKNMLTQVQTRLTAEQEALNRRIDTLTDTLTKKYNAMDLAVGKLKATASSITSIFEAMNAQKNAS encoded by the coding sequence ATGGCTACAATTACAGCAAGTACAGGCATCAACTCTGGTCTGAATATCAAAGAGATCGTTGATGGTCTGGTTGGGGTCGAGAAGGCTGCCAAGCAAAACCAGATCACCCGGCAGACCAGTGTCAATAATGCGGCTTCTGGTGGCGTCGATCAGCTCACTGCTGCATTGAGTGCCTTTCAGACGGCGATGACCGCTCTCAAGAGCACCACAACACCTGCCTTTCAGGGTTTTGCCGCCACTTCAGCCAATGAGTCTGTGGTCAAGGCAACTGCGGGTAATACAGCGGTCAGTGGTACTTATTCTCTTAACGTGAGCCAGTTGGCGACCAGTTCCAAGGTTGCGACGGCTGCACTCAATTCGTCTCAAACCAGTGCTATTCCGAGTGGTACCCTGAAAATCACTCAAAATGGCACTATTCACGAAGTCAAGATTACTTCGACTTCTACGCTGCAGCAGGTGCGTGACACGATCAACTCCACGCTCCAGGGTAAAGGTATCTCGGCGAACATCATTACCGACAGCAATGGCTCGCGGTTGGTGTACAGCTCGACGACTACCGGCAAGGGCAGTGATATTTCGGTTGATGGCGGTACAGAGCTCAGCATGCTGAGTGTCGATGGCACCAAGTTGATGAGCACCACCAGCACCTCGACCGATGCCAATGGCAATCCTATTCCAGGCGCCGGCGCGATTTCGGACTTGGCTCTGGATGCCGAGTTCACCATCGATGGGCTGAAGATCACCAGTTCGACCAATACGGTCAGCAACGCTGTATCCGGTCTGACGTTCGAGCTGGTGGCCAAGAGTGTCGACGCTAACGCGAACACGGCCATCACGGTCGGGACCAACACCGAGGGTTTGAAAACCTCGTTGCAGACCTTTGTCGATTCCTACAACACCTTGGCCAAGCTTGTAACGACGCTGACCAAAGGCACTGTATCTGCTGATGGGAAAAGCTTCACGGCAGCTGCCATGACGGGGGATTCGACGCCTCGTGCCTTGCTCGCGGTTGTTCGTAACCAGATTGCTACGGCGACCTCCAGCAGCGGTCTGGGTTCTCTGGCTCAGTTGGGTATCACGACCCAGCAAAACGACGGTACGCTGTCGTTGAATACCACTGAATTTACCGCAGCCCTGAATGACAAGAAGTTTGGTGGTGAGATTCAGCAGTTGTTTACCGGTAGTGGTGGCTTGATCGAGCGTATGGAAAAAGCCCTCGAACCCTACACGAGGTCGGGAGGGGTTCTTGCTTCCAAGAAAAACATGCTGACTCAGGTTCAGACTCGACTCACTGCTGAGCAAGAGGCTCTTAATCGTCGTATTGATACGCTGACTGATACGCTGACCAAAAAGTACAACGCGATGGACCTGGCGGTAGGTAAGCTCAAGGCAACGGCCAGCAGTATCACCTCGATTTTCGAGGCGATGAATGCACAGAAAAACGCTTCGTAA
- a CDS encoding flagellar protein FlaG produces MDMSVKLNLSYPPAQSASPAVAADKPVDTPSVERVAPTSESKSSDLHKDDSQEEEKVKAAAEDIQKFFQSVRRNLEFSIDEDSGKVIVKVIASDSGEVVRQIPNAEILKLADSLSDAHSLLFHAKA; encoded by the coding sequence ATGGATATGAGTGTAAAGCTGAACCTGTCTTATCCACCCGCTCAATCGGCAAGTCCTGCTGTGGCAGCGGATAAGCCTGTTGATACGCCTTCCGTCGAGCGAGTGGCTCCGACGTCTGAAAGTAAGAGTTCTGATTTGCACAAGGACGACTCACAGGAAGAGGAGAAGGTTAAGGCTGCCGCGGAAGACATTCAGAAGTTCTTTCAGTCGGTCAGACGTAACCTCGAATTTTCGATTGACGAAGATTCTGGAAAAGTCATTGTCAAAGTGATTGCAAGTGACTCCGGTGAGGTGGTCCGACAGATTCCCAATGCGGAAATCCTGAAACTGGCCGATAGCTTGAGCGACGCGCACAGCTTGTTGTTCCACGCCAAGGCCTGA
- a CDS encoding flagellin domain-containing protein, producing the protein MALTVNTNVASLNVQKNLGRASDALSTSMTRLSSGLKINSAKDDAAGLQISTRINSQIKGQTMAIKNAYDGMSLAQTAEGALQESTNILQRMRELAVQSRNDSNSATDRDALNKEFTAMSEELTRIANSTNLNGKNLIDGTASTMTFQVGSNTGASNQITLTLSSSFDADTLGVGSAISIAGSDSADAETKFSAAMDAIDSALSTINSTRADLGAAQNRLTSTISNLQNINENASAALGRVQDTDFAAETAQLTKQQTLQQASTSVLAQANQLPSAVLKLLQ; encoded by the coding sequence ATGGCTTTAACAGTAAACACCAACGTTGCATCGTTGAACGTTCAGAAGAACCTGGGTCGCGCCTCTGACGCACTGTCGACTTCGATGACTCGTCTGTCTTCCGGTCTGAAAATCAACAGCGCCAAAGACGACGCTGCCGGTCTGCAAATCTCCACTCGTATCAACTCGCAGATCAAAGGCCAGACCATGGCCATCAAGAACGCCTACGACGGTATGTCCCTGGCTCAGACCGCTGAAGGTGCTCTGCAAGAGTCCACCAACATTCTGCAGCGTATGCGTGAACTGGCTGTCCAGTCGCGAAACGACAGCAACAGCGCTACTGACCGTGACGCTCTGAACAAAGAATTCACCGCGATGAGTGAAGAGCTGACTCGTATCGCAAACAGCACCAACCTGAACGGCAAGAACCTGATCGACGGTACTGCCAGCACCATGACCTTCCAGGTTGGCTCCAACACTGGCGCTTCGAACCAGATCACTCTGACTCTGAGCTCCAGCTTCGACGCTGACACTCTGGGTGTTGGTTCGGCTATCAGCATCGCCGGTTCCGACAGCGCCGATGCAGAGACCAAATTCTCTGCTGCAATGGACGCTATCGACTCCGCTCTGTCGACCATCAACTCAACTCGTGCTGACCTCGGTGCTGCACAAAACCGTCTGACCAGCACCATCTCCAACCTGCAGAACATCAACGAAAACGCCAGTGCTGCACTGGGTCGTGTACAAGATACCGACTTCGCTGCTGAAACTGCACAGCTGACCAAGCAACAGACCCTGCAACAGGCTTCCACCTCTGTTCTGGCTCAGGCTAACCAGCTGCCTTCCGCTGTACTGAAACTGCTTCAGTAA